Genomic segment of Arachis hypogaea cultivar Tifrunner chromosome 11, arahy.Tifrunner.gnm2.J5K5, whole genome shotgun sequence:
TAACTAAGTACTAAGTACTATTGACTATGGTTTCTATATAGGATAAATTCACAAGTTTGCTCCTTATGAAATTGGTTGAAAAATTGTATgagaaactttttattttattttattattattacttttgttGACAGGTTTGGTAATACTGCCTACTTGCATATATCTGTGGCGTTTATCCAGATGCTCAAGGCTCTGAGTACGTTCTCATTCTATTGAACTTCCCATGTTTATCTTACAGTCTAAACAATCTTTCCTTAATTCCAAAACTTGATGTTTCAGTGCCAGTGGCAACATTTGTTGTGGCTATTGTGTGCGGCACTGAGAAAGCAAGGTGTGATGTGTTCTTGAACATGGTGTTGGTCAGCATTGGAGTTGTTGTTTCCTCGTATGGGGAAATTCATTTTAATGTAGTTGGTACACTTTATCAGGTCACAGGCATTTTTGCAGAAGCTTTAAGACTGGTCTTAACACAAGTCCTTCTGCAAAAGAAGGGCTTAAGTTTAAATCCTATCACAAGCTTATATTATATAGCTCCATGCAGGTATATTCTGTTGAAATTTTCTGACTAGTTTTCCCTATACAAGAAATCAAGTATAGAAAATGTAACAGCTAATGTGTGTCTAGCAACTATCCAATTGATTCTTCTTGCTATTCCGGAATAGGTATTGTTAACGTTGATCAATGTTGATAAAAGATGTCACTTTATGTGATTCAATCTCTTGCTTAACAAGTAATGTTATTGAGAGCACCAATGCTTGGATATTAGTGAATCCAGTCTAATGTGATGTGATAACTTCTCGTTTGCTTTGTTATGCGCAGTTTTGTGTTTCTCTTTGTGCCTTGGTACCTACTGGAAAAGCCTGCAATGGAAGTTTCACAGATTCAGTTCAATTTTTGGATCTTCTTTTCCAATGCTCTATGTGCTCTCGCCttgaatttctctattttcctaGTAATCGGTagaactggtgctgtgaccatccGAGTCGCCGGCGTGCTTAAAGACTGGATATTAATAGCCCTTTCAACTGTTATATTTCCGGAGTCCACAATGACTGGGTTGAATATAACTGGCTATGCTATAGGTAAGTTTCAGTTGAAACTCAAAACACATTCTTAATATCACTCCCTCCTTTGTCTTGATCAACTATTGTATCTTTTACTTCTGCAGCACTATGTGGCGTCGTGATGTACAATTACATAAAAGTCAAGGATGTTCGAACCTCTCAACAACCTACCGAAATCATTCCAGATCGAATCACAAAGGTATCTTCTTGAGTCTTGACATGTATAGTTGCATTTCTATGTCCCAGTCTCATTGTAAACTTGTCTGATACACAAGGACTGGAGATTTGAGAAGAGACCTTCTGACATTTATGAGCCATTGAACGCCGCCAACAATGAGGGAAGCATTGGAGGTAATGGTTTCACATCAGATATTGAGCGTCGATGAAGAAGCACCACGACACTTAAAATTTAGTAGTAGCAGTTAGGGAGAACTGGCCTTGTTGGTTATGGAATGCACTTTTCTGAATCTGAATAATCAAAATATGTGTTTGTGAAAGGAGAAGGGTCTGTTTTAACTCTCTGTGATGGCCGTTTTACAATCTTTCCAATACAGGGAATCAAGGATAGTTATTATATAAACATTTAATTAGTAACCAAAGTGTGTAACTGTGTACATTCTTGAACCGACCAAGAATTAATAAAGCTCTACGGCAAAATAAACTTGCAAGAGTAACAGGCActcttaatcaaattttataaagaCGTGCCATCTTATTCGGTAGAATTTTAGAAAACTATACGTTCGAAAATTTTCACATAATGcaaaatatttaactaaatttaattaagttgttaTAATCGTTTTTCACATCaggtgtttcttttttttcttctttccacTCCTATGctattgctttttcttctttttttgttcgtttttctctttcattatcgTCGTTGTCACCACTACTGTGCCACTACCTccatctcctcctccttctcattattctttttttatttgaattttctttatctcctcttttcttttcctcctcttcttcctctatcattattattattgtcattgttattgttattgtcattATTGTCGTCTTCTTATATGTATAAGAGTTCAAATTCGAAATGCACCAAAATTTCTTAATAGTGACAACACATAAATAAACTCagttcaaaacaagttcaaatcAGAATGCACCGAAAATAAATCCAAAATAGACCAAAATAAAATCCAGAAtgcaccgaaattacttaatgatgacgacacacaaacaaactcaattcaaaacaagTACAGACTAAGTGATGGAGGTGGTGGTGTGGTGGTGTTAACGACGGCAATAACgaaagagaaagaggaaaaaaaaagaggaggaggaagagaagaagaagatgatgatcgtAACaatgaaggaggaggaggagttttgagttatcattaagtaatttcgatgCATTCTGAATATAAATAAAGTGCCCCTTCCTTTCCCCCTTCACATGGAGGCAGGAGTACCCTTCCGTGATCTATTTGTGATCGTTCCGCAAAAGGAATTTTGCTCTAAGTAGTTTTCTGAGTTTAGAGT
This window contains:
- the LOC112722692 gene encoding probable sugar phosphate/phosphate translocator At3g17430, coding for MAAKMINKTLFLTYFCLFIYILLSSGVILYNKWVLSPKYFNFPHPITLTMIHMGFSGAVAFLLIRILKVVSPVNMTFEIYATCVVPISAFFASSLWFGNTAYLHISVAFIQMLKALMPVATFVVAIVCGTEKARCDVFLNMVLVSIGVVVSSYGEIHFNVVGTLYQVTGIFAEALRLVLTQVLLQKKGLSLNPITSLYYIAPCSFVFLFVPWYLLEKPAMEVSQIQFNFWIFFSNALCALALNFSIFLVIGRTGAVTIRVAGVLKDWILIALSTVIFPESTMTGLNITGYAIALCGVVMYNYIKVKDVRTSQQPTEIIPDRITKDWRFEKRPSDIYEPLNAANNEGSIGGNGFTSDIERR